One region of Streptomyces davaonensis JCM 4913 genomic DNA includes:
- a CDS encoding HAD family hydrolase, whose translation MAHMASTANPVPALTVGFDLDMTLIDSRPGIHATYTALAERTGTHVDADLAITRLGPPLEEELANWFPADRLTEIAELYRAMYPEFAIAATPALPGAAEAVTAVQEAGGRAIVVTAKYEPNAKLHLEHLGIRPDAVIGDLWAERKAEALREYDAGVYVGDHLGDIRGARTAEALALAVATGPYDADALRAAGADVVLADLTHFPAWLADYWPARA comes from the coding sequence ATGGCCCATATGGCCTCCACCGCGAACCCCGTGCCCGCACTCACCGTCGGCTTCGACCTCGACATGACCCTGATCGACTCCCGGCCCGGCATCCACGCCACCTACACCGCGCTCGCCGAGCGCACCGGGACCCACGTCGACGCCGACCTCGCGATCACCCGGCTCGGGCCGCCGCTGGAGGAGGAGCTGGCCAACTGGTTCCCGGCGGACCGGCTCACCGAGATCGCCGAGCTGTACCGGGCCATGTACCCGGAGTTCGCCATCGCCGCGACGCCCGCGCTGCCCGGCGCCGCCGAGGCCGTCACCGCCGTACAGGAGGCCGGTGGGCGGGCGATCGTGGTCACCGCGAAGTACGAGCCGAACGCCAAGCTGCACCTGGAGCACCTCGGCATCCGGCCCGACGCGGTGATCGGCGACCTGTGGGCGGAGCGGAAGGCGGAGGCGCTGCGCGAGTACGACGCCGGGGTCTACGTCGGTGACCACCTGGGCGACATACGCGGCGCCCGCACCGCCGAGGCACTCGCGCTCGCCGTCGCCACCGGCCCCTACGACGCCGACGCCCTGCGCGCGGCCGGCGCCGACGTCGTCCTCGCCGACCTCACGCACTTCCCGGCGTGGCTCGCGGACTACTGGCCCGCCCGCGCCTGA
- a CDS encoding helicase C-terminal domain-containing protein, with protein sequence MSDPAPSPRSLAEALRARDDASLAVLLRSRPDLITPVPTDLTQLATRAGTRASVVRALERLDRFALQTAEALAVAADPAPYGELLGLMAGDGGDPAVEGALPRAVALLREQALIWGDDDRLRLVRTARELLTPTPQHPSPTGLGPTVREATAGMSPGRIQEIVAAAGLPSTHDAVSAVTALTGLFGDRRRMSALLAGAPAESLDVLNRLVWGPPYGQVTADPAPRLRWLLDRGLLLPTTPGTVVLPREVALHLRAGRAHRATEPLPPAVEAAAAHRPQVVDATAAAEAYTALATVEELLKDWDEGGPAVLRAGGLSVRDLKRTAVALDVAEPVAAFWVELAYAAGLLASDGEADERYAATPAYDEWLEQAPDLRWAQLAQAWLTATRTAGVVGGRDAKDRTLSALGPGLDRSAAPEVRHRVLTLLAGLPEGAAPSPESVLARLRWERPLRGPQKEAGDDPRGQLAEWTLAEAERLGVTGRGALSAHGRALLGLPETKGHAREAEPTGPGDKLPVHHHRTPAAAPLSPPEQATASAAAARLLAPLLPEPLDHVLLQADLTAVAPGPLRRPLAEMLGVLADVESKGGATVYRFTPGSVRRALDSGQAASDLHAFLTAHSRTPVPQPLTYLIDDVARKHGHLRVGAASSYVRCDDEAVLNEILADKRAAGLRLRRLAPTVLAAQADPATLLDGLRGMGFAPAAESAEGDVLITRALAHRTPPRTAPEPVPDGPPMPDATLLSAAIRAIRAGDMASTTPRKSSPPAGGELPRTSSAETLATMQAAVLTGEALWIGYVNAEGAASQRVIAPIRVEGGFVTAYDHTADEVRTYPLHRVTGVAELADD encoded by the coding sequence ATGAGCGATCCGGCACCCTCGCCCCGTTCCCTCGCGGAAGCGCTCCGCGCGCGGGACGACGCCTCCCTGGCCGTACTCCTGCGCAGCCGACCCGACCTCATCACCCCGGTGCCGACGGACCTCACGCAGCTCGCGACGAGGGCCGGGACCCGGGCCTCCGTCGTACGTGCGCTGGAGCGGCTCGACCGGTTCGCGCTCCAGACCGCCGAGGCCCTGGCCGTGGCCGCCGACCCGGCGCCGTACGGCGAGCTGCTCGGGCTGATGGCTGGCGACGGCGGTGACCCGGCGGTCGAGGGCGCCCTGCCCCGCGCGGTCGCGCTGCTGCGCGAGCAGGCCCTGATCTGGGGCGACGACGACCGGCTCCGCCTCGTCCGCACGGCCCGCGAGCTGCTCACGCCCACCCCGCAGCACCCGTCCCCGACCGGCCTCGGTCCGACGGTGCGGGAGGCCACCGCGGGCATGTCCCCGGGCCGTATCCAGGAGATCGTCGCCGCCGCCGGGCTGCCCTCCACCCACGACGCCGTCTCCGCGGTGACCGCGCTCACCGGCCTGTTCGGCGACCGGCGGCGGATGTCCGCGCTGCTCGCCGGGGCCCCCGCGGAGTCACTGGACGTCCTCAACCGCCTCGTGTGGGGCCCACCGTACGGGCAGGTCACCGCCGATCCGGCGCCCCGGCTGCGCTGGCTGCTGGACCGCGGACTGCTGCTGCCGACGACGCCGGGGACGGTCGTACTCCCCCGCGAGGTGGCGCTGCATCTGCGCGCGGGCCGTGCGCACCGGGCCACCGAGCCGCTGCCACCCGCCGTGGAGGCCGCGGCCGCGCACCGTCCACAGGTTGTGGACGCGACGGCGGCCGCGGAGGCCTACACGGCGCTGGCGACGGTGGAGGAGCTGCTGAAGGACTGGGACGAGGGCGGCCCGGCGGTGCTGCGGGCGGGCGGGCTCAGCGTCCGTGACCTCAAGCGCACCGCGGTGGCCCTGGACGTCGCCGAACCGGTCGCCGCGTTCTGGGTGGAGCTCGCCTACGCCGCCGGACTGCTCGCCTCCGACGGCGAGGCGGACGAGCGCTACGCCGCGACCCCCGCCTACGACGAGTGGCTGGAGCAGGCCCCGGACCTGCGCTGGGCCCAGCTGGCCCAGGCCTGGCTGACCGCGACCCGGACCGCGGGCGTGGTCGGCGGCCGGGACGCCAAGGACCGCACCCTCTCCGCCCTCGGCCCCGGCCTGGACCGCTCCGCCGCCCCCGAGGTACGGCACCGGGTGCTGACCCTGCTGGCCGGGCTGCCGGAGGGCGCCGCCCCGAGCCCGGAGTCGGTGCTGGCCCGGCTGCGCTGGGAGCGCCCGTTGCGCGGGCCGCAGAAGGAGGCGGGCGACGATCCGCGCGGACAGCTCGCCGAGTGGACGCTGGCGGAGGCCGAGCGGCTCGGGGTGACCGGGCGCGGCGCCCTGTCGGCGCACGGCCGCGCGCTGCTGGGCCTGCCGGAGACGAAGGGCCACGCGCGCGAGGCGGAGCCCACCGGCCCCGGCGACAAGCTCCCCGTCCACCACCACCGCACCCCCGCCGCCGCGCCCCTCTCCCCGCCCGAGCAGGCCACCGCCTCCGCCGCGGCCGCCCGGCTGCTCGCCCCGCTGCTCCCCGAGCCGCTGGACCACGTGCTGCTCCAGGCGGACCTGACCGCGGTGGCCCCCGGACCGCTCCGGCGGCCCCTCGCCGAGATGCTCGGGGTGCTCGCGGACGTGGAGTCCAAGGGCGGCGCCACGGTCTACCGCTTCACGCCCGGCTCGGTGCGCCGCGCCCTTGACTCCGGCCAGGCCGCCTCCGACCTGCACGCCTTCCTCACGGCGCACTCCCGCACGCCGGTGCCACAGCCGCTGACGTACCTGATCGACGACGTGGCCCGTAAGCACGGGCACCTGCGGGTGGGCGCGGCCTCCTCCTACGTCCGCTGCGACGACGAAGCGGTCCTCAACGAGATCCTCGCCGACAAGCGCGCCGCGGGCCTGCGCCTGCGCCGCCTCGCGCCGACCGTGCTGGCCGCGCAGGCCGATCCGGCGACCCTGCTGGACGGCCTGCGCGGGATGGGCTTCGCCCCGGCAGCCGAGTCCGCCGAGGGCGACGTGCTGATCACCCGGGCCCTGGCCCACCGCACCCCGCCGCGCACCGCACCCGAACCGGTCCCCGACGGCCCGCCGATGCCGGACGCGACCCTCCTCTCGGCCGCGATCCGCGCGATCCGCGCGGGCGACATGGCCTCCACGACGCCCCGCAAGTCATCCCCGCCGGCCGGCGGCGAACTCCCCCGCACCAGCTCCGCCGAGACCCTCGCCACCATGCAGGCCGCCGTCCTCACCGGCGAGGCCCTGTGGATCGGCTACGTCAACGCCGAGGGCGCCGCCAGCCAGCGCGTCATCGCCCCGATCCGCGTCGAGGGCGGCTTCGTGACGGCGTACGACCACACCGCGGACGAGGTCCGGACGTATCCCTTGCACAGGGTGACCGGGGTGGCGGAGCTGGCGGACGATTGA
- a CDS encoding DNA repair helicase XPB, whose amino-acid sequence MNGPLIVQSDKTLLLEVDHEQADACRRAIAPFAELERAPEHIHTYRVTPLGLWNARAAGHDAEQVVDALVQFSRYPVPHALLVDVAETMDRYGRLTLSKHPAHGLVLTTTDRPVLEEVLRSKRIAPLVGARLDPDTVVVHPSERGQIKQTLLKLGWPAEDLAGYVDGEAHPIELAEDGWALRPYQKQAVENFWHGGSGVVVLPCGAGKTLVGAGSMAQAKSTTLILVTNTVSARQWKHELVKRTSLTEDEIGEYSGTRKEIRPVTIATYQVLTTRRKGVYPHLELFDSRDWGLIVYDEVHLLPAPVFKFTADLQARRRLGLTATLVREDGRESDVFSLIGPKRFDAPWKEIEAQGYIAPADCVEVRVNLTDSERLAYATAEQEEKYRFCATTATKRKVTEALVRRFAGQQILVIGQYIDQLDELGEHLNAPVIKGETSNAQREKLFDAFREGEISVLVVSKVANFSIDLPEATVAIQVSGTFGSRQEEAQRLGRVLRPKADGHQAHFYSVVARDTIDQDFAAHRQRFLAEQGYAYRIVDADELLAEG is encoded by the coding sequence GTGAACGGACCGTTGATCGTCCAGTCCGACAAGACCCTGCTCCTGGAAGTCGACCACGAGCAGGCCGACGCATGCCGTCGGGCCATCGCGCCGTTCGCCGAGCTGGAGCGGGCGCCGGAGCACATCCACACCTACCGGGTGACCCCGCTCGGGCTGTGGAACGCGCGTGCCGCCGGGCATGACGCCGAGCAGGTCGTGGACGCGCTCGTGCAGTTCAGCCGGTACCCGGTGCCGCACGCGCTGCTCGTCGACGTCGCCGAGACCATGGACCGGTACGGCAGGCTGACGCTCTCCAAGCACCCCGCGCACGGGCTCGTCCTCACCACCACCGACCGGCCGGTGCTGGAGGAGGTGCTGCGGTCCAAGCGGATCGCGCCGCTGGTCGGGGCCCGGCTCGACCCGGACACGGTCGTCGTCCATCCCTCCGAGCGCGGGCAGATCAAGCAGACGCTGCTGAAGCTGGGCTGGCCGGCCGAGGACCTCGCCGGGTACGTCGACGGCGAGGCGCATCCCATCGAGCTGGCCGAGGACGGCTGGGCGCTGCGCCCGTACCAGAAGCAGGCCGTGGAGAACTTCTGGCACGGCGGGAGCGGAGTGGTCGTCCTGCCCTGTGGCGCGGGGAAGACCCTCGTCGGCGCCGGGTCCATGGCGCAGGCCAAGTCGACCACCCTGATCCTCGTCACCAACACCGTCTCCGCCCGGCAGTGGAAGCACGAGCTGGTGAAGCGGACCTCGCTGACCGAGGACGAGATCGGTGAGTACAGCGGGACGAGGAAGGAGATCCGGCCGGTCACCATCGCCACGTATCAGGTGCTGACGACGCGGCGTAAGGGCGTCTACCCGCACCTTGAGCTGTTCGACTCCCGGGACTGGGGTCTGATCGTCTACGACGAGGTGCATCTGCTGCCCGCGCCGGTCTTCAAGTTCACGGCGGATCTTCAGGCGCGGCGGCGGCTGGGGCTGACGGCGACGCTGGTGCGGGAGGACGGGCGTGAGTCGGACGTGTTCTCGCTCATCGGCCCGAAGCGGTTCGACGCTCCGTGGAAGGAGATCGAGGCGCAGGGCTACATCGCGCCCGCGGACTGTGTCGAGGTGCGGGTGAACCTCACGGACTCCGAGCGGCTCGCCTACGCGACCGCCGAGCAGGAGGAGAAGTACCGCTTCTGCGCCACGACCGCGACCAAGCGGAAGGTGACGGAGGCGCTGGTACGGCGGTTCGCGGGACAGCAGATCCTGGTGATCGGCCAGTACATCGACCAGCTCGACGAACTCGGGGAGCATCTGAACGCCCCGGTCATCAAGGGCGAGACGTCCAACGCCCAGCGCGAGAAGCTCTTCGACGCCTTCCGGGAGGGCGAGATCAGCGTGCTGGTGGTGTCCAAGGTGGCGAACTTCTCGATCGACCTGCCGGAGGCCACGGTCGCCATCCAGGTCTCGGGCACCTTCGGGTCGCGGCAGGAGGAGGCTCAGCGGCTCGGCCGGGTACTGCGGCCGAAGGCCGACGGGCATCAGGCGCACTTCTACTCGGTCGTCGCCCGCGACACGATCGACCAGGACTTCGCCGCCCACCGTCAGCGGTTCCTCGCCGAGCAGGGCTACGCGTACCGGATCGTCGACGCGGACGAGCTGCTGGCGGAGGGCTAA
- a CDS encoding futalosine hydrolase: MATAVPAERDAVARAFPGDVLAVGVGPARAAAGTATALAQAPYDLVISAGIAGGFAPYAPVGSLVVADEITAADLGAETPDGFVPVTELGFGTVTHRPPADLVREIATATGAPAGAVLTVSTVTGTATRAAALRERHPTALAEAMEGFGAAEAAAAHGVPVLEIRAVSNPVGPRDRASWRIADALAALTEGFGKLTPVLESWKSV; encoded by the coding sequence GTGGCCACCGCGGTACCCGCCGAACGGGACGCGGTGGCACGGGCGTTCCCGGGTGACGTGCTCGCCGTGGGAGTGGGCCCGGCCCGCGCCGCCGCCGGCACCGCCACGGCCCTCGCGCAAGCCCCGTACGACCTGGTGATCTCCGCCGGGATCGCCGGCGGCTTCGCCCCGTACGCCCCCGTCGGTTCCCTCGTCGTCGCCGACGAGATCACCGCCGCCGACCTGGGCGCCGAGACCCCCGACGGCTTCGTGCCGGTCACCGAGCTCGGCTTCGGCACCGTCACCCACCGCCCGCCCGCCGATCTCGTACGGGAGATCGCGACCGCGACCGGCGCCCCGGCCGGCGCCGTGCTCACGGTCTCCACCGTGACCGGCACCGCCACCCGCGCCGCAGCGCTGCGCGAGCGCCATCCCACCGCCCTCGCCGAGGCCATGGAGGGCTTCGGTGCCGCCGAGGCCGCCGCCGCGCACGGCGTGCCCGTGCTGGAGATCCGGGCGGTCTCCAACCCGGTCGGCCCCCGCGACCGTGCCTCCTGGCGCATCGCGGACGCGCTGGCGGCGCTGACGGAGGGCTTCGGGAAGCTCACGCCCGTACTGGAGAGTTGGAAGTCGGTATGA
- a CDS encoding cold-shock protein: MPTGKVKWFNSEKGFGFLSRDDGGDVFVHSSVLPAGVETLKPGQRVEFGVVAGQRGDQALSVTILDPTPSVAAAQRKKPDELASIVQDLTTLLENITPMLEKGRYPDKTSGKQIAGLLRAVADQLDV, from the coding sequence GTGCCTACCGGCAAGGTCAAGTGGTTCAACAGCGAGAAGGGCTTCGGCTTTCTCTCCCGCGACGACGGCGGTGACGTCTTCGTTCATTCCTCGGTCCTCCCCGCCGGAGTCGAGACGCTCAAGCCGGGCCAGCGAGTGGAGTTCGGGGTCGTCGCCGGTCAGCGCGGCGACCAGGCGCTGTCCGTCACGATTCTCGACCCGACGCCCTCGGTCGCGGCGGCACAGCGCAAGAAGCCCGACGAGCTGGCCTCGATCGTGCAGGATCTGACGACCCTGCTGGAGAACATCACCCCGATGCTGGAGAAGGGCCGCTACCCCGACAAGACCTCCGGCAAGCAGATCGCCGGCCTGCTGCGCGCGGTCGCCGACCAACTCGACGTATAG
- a CDS encoding 1,4-dihydroxy-6-naphthoate synthase, whose protein sequence is MSLKIAYSPCPNDTFVFDALAHGRVPGAPELDVTFADIDITNGMAERGEFDVLKVSYAVLPYVLDRYTLLPCGGALGRGCGPLVLTREAGMDLTGRTVAVPSERSTAYLLFRLWAADTLPGGVGRIVVMPFHEIMPAVRDGKVDAGLVIHEARFTYQNYGLHKLADMGEHWEHTTGLPIPLGAIIAKRSLGTERLTRLAESIRASVLAAWDDPEASRPYVMEHAQEMDPAVADQHIGLYVNEFTAGLGEDGYAAVRGLLTRAAAEGLLPPLGPGALDFP, encoded by the coding sequence ATGAGCCTGAAGATCGCCTACTCCCCCTGCCCGAACGACACCTTCGTCTTCGACGCCCTGGCCCACGGCCGCGTCCCCGGCGCGCCCGAGCTGGACGTGACGTTCGCGGACATCGACATCACCAACGGCATGGCCGAGCGCGGTGAGTTCGACGTGCTGAAGGTGTCGTACGCGGTGCTGCCCTACGTCCTGGACCGGTACACGCTGCTGCCCTGCGGCGGAGCGCTCGGCCGGGGCTGCGGGCCGCTGGTGCTGACGCGGGAGGCGGGGATGGACCTCACCGGCCGTACGGTCGCGGTGCCGAGCGAGCGGTCGACGGCGTATCTGCTGTTCCGCCTCTGGGCCGCGGACACTTTGCCGGGCGGCGTCGGGCGGATCGTGGTGATGCCGTTCCACGAGATCATGCCGGCCGTGCGGGACGGGAAGGTGGACGCCGGACTGGTCATCCACGAGGCGCGGTTCACGTACCAGAACTACGGTCTGCACAAGCTCGCCGACATGGGCGAGCACTGGGAGCACACCACCGGGCTGCCCATCCCGCTCGGCGCGATCATCGCCAAGCGCTCCCTGGGCACCGAGCGGCTGACCCGGCTCGCGGAGTCGATCCGCGCCTCGGTGCTGGCCGCTTGGGACGACCCCGAGGCGTCCCGGCCCTATGTCATGGAGCACGCCCAGGAGATGGACCCGGCCGTCGCCGACCAGCACATCGGGCTGTACGTCAACGAGTTCACCGCGGGTCTCGGCGAGGACGGCTACGCGGCGGTCCGCGGCCTGCTCACCCGCGCGGCGGCCGAGGGACTGCTGCCGCCCCTCGGCCCTGGCGCGCTCGACTTCCCCTGA
- a CDS encoding HelD family protein, with protein sequence MSTSADDPLSRERSHLASSRAALRAMREDVEALDIKDVTANWVNAEVLAHQIDERIKALADLSDTPLFFGRLDYLHAPGAERSEGAEGERFYIGRRHVHDAVGDPMVIDWRAPVSQPFYRASKKDPQDVGLRRRFGYTGGDLTAYEDEHLSDPAEAARTSKLLQQEIERPRVGPMRDIVATIQPEQDEIVRSGLGGTVCVQGGPGTGKTAVGLHRVAYLLYAHRERLARTGTLVIGPNRSFLHYIEQVLPALGELAVRQATVDDLVGHVEVRGTDDAAAAIVKGDARMAEVLRRALYAHVTLPTEPVVVVRGSRRWRVPSYELTDIVRELLDREIRYGAAREALPQRIAHAVLVQMERSGEAPDDRVQDAVARNTAVKAAVKAIWPAVEPAKLVLRLLTDAEYLAEHAEGVLSEDERKTILWARPVRSVKSAKWSAADAVLIDEATDLIQRTQSLGHVVLDEAQDLSPMQYRAVGRRCTTGSATVLGDLAQGTTPWATRSWAEALSHLGKSDGVVEELTAGFRVPTDVITYASRLLPHIAPDLTPVESVRENPGTFEVRPVSGTADVVQACEELLRNEGSTGLIAADAKIPTLAEALTEAGIGCLSPGEETTAETRLTLVPASLAKGLEYDYVVLDEPQAVIDAEPDERTGLRRLYVTLTRAVSGLIVTHGAPLPEQLTS encoded by the coding sequence TTGTCCACGTCCGCCGACGATCCCCTCTCCCGGGAGCGTTCCCACCTCGCCTCCTCCCGTGCCGCGCTGCGTGCCATGCGCGAGGACGTGGAGGCACTCGACATCAAGGACGTCACCGCGAACTGGGTCAACGCCGAGGTGCTGGCCCACCAGATCGACGAGCGGATCAAGGCTCTGGCCGATCTGAGCGACACCCCGCTGTTCTTCGGCCGCCTCGACTATCTGCACGCGCCCGGCGCGGAGCGGTCCGAGGGTGCCGAAGGGGAGCGCTTCTACATCGGGCGTCGGCATGTGCACGACGCGGTCGGCGATCCGATGGTGATCGACTGGCGGGCGCCGGTGTCGCAGCCGTTCTACCGGGCGTCCAAGAAGGACCCGCAGGACGTGGGCCTGCGCCGGCGGTTCGGCTACACCGGCGGGGATCTGACGGCGTACGAGGACGAGCACCTCTCGGACCCGGCGGAGGCGGCGCGGACGAGCAAGCTGCTCCAGCAGGAGATCGAGCGGCCGCGTGTGGGCCCGATGCGGGACATCGTCGCCACGATCCAGCCCGAGCAGGACGAGATCGTACGGTCCGGGCTGGGCGGCACGGTGTGTGTGCAGGGAGGTCCGGGGACCGGGAAGACGGCGGTGGGCCTGCACCGGGTGGCGTATCTGCTGTACGCCCATCGCGAGCGGCTCGCCCGGACCGGGACGCTGGTCATCGGGCCGAACCGGTCCTTCCTGCACTACATCGAGCAGGTCCTGCCCGCGCTCGGCGAGCTGGCGGTGCGGCAGGCCACGGTCGACGACCTGGTCGGGCACGTGGAGGTGCGCGGTACCGATGACGCGGCGGCGGCGATCGTCAAGGGCGACGCTCGGATGGCGGAGGTGTTGCGGCGGGCGCTGTACGCGCATGTGACGCTGCCGACGGAGCCGGTCGTAGTGGTGCGCGGGTCGCGTCGGTGGCGGGTGCCGTCGTACGAACTCACGGACATCGTGCGGGAGTTGCTGGACCGCGAGATCCGTTACGGCGCCGCCCGGGAGGCTCTTCCGCAGCGGATCGCGCATGCGGTGCTGGTGCAGATGGAGCGTTCGGGTGAGGCGCCGGACGACCGGGTGCAGGACGCGGTGGCGCGGAACACTGCCGTGAAGGCGGCCGTGAAGGCGATCTGGCCGGCGGTGGAACCGGCGAAGCTGGTGCTGCGGCTGCTGACGGACGCGGAGTATCTCGCCGAGCACGCGGAGGGCGTGCTGAGCGAGGACGAGCGGAAGACGATCCTGTGGGCAAGGCCGGTGCGGTCGGTGAAGTCGGCGAAGTGGTCGGCGGCGGACGCGGTGCTCATCGACGAGGCGACGGATCTGATCCAGCGGACGCAGTCCTTGGGGCACGTGGTGCTGGACGAGGCGCAGGATCTGTCGCCGATGCAGTACCGGGCGGTGGGGCGGCGCTGTACGACGGGTTCGGCGACGGTGCTGGGAGATCTGGCGCAGGGTACGACGCCGTGGGCGACGCGGAGTTGGGCGGAGGCGCTGTCCCACCTCGGCAAGTCGGACGGCGTGGTGGAGGAGCTGACGGCGGGCTTCCGCGTCCCGACCGACGTCATCACCTACGCGTCCCGGCTGCTCCCGCACATCGCACCGGACCTGACGCCGGTGGAGTCGGTGCGCGAGAACCCCGGCACGTTCGAGGTGCGGCCGGTGTCGGGGACGGCGGATGTGGTCCAGGCATGCGAGGAGCTGCTGCGCAACGAGGGCTCCACGGGCCTGATCGCGGCGGACGCGAAGATCCCCACGCTGGCGGAGGCTCTGACGGAGGCGGGCATCGGCTGCCTCTCCCCCGGCGAGGAGACCACCGCGGAAACCCGCCTGACCCTGGTCCCGGCATCCCTGGCGAAGGGCCTGGAGTACGACTACGTGGTCCTGGACGAACCCCAGGCGGTCATCGACGCCGAACCGGACGAACGCACGGGCCTGCGCCGCCTGTACGTCACCCTGACCCGAGCGGTGTCGGGGTTGATCGTGACGCATGGAGCACCGCTGCCGGAGCAGCTGACGTCCTGA
- a CDS encoding maleylpyruvate isomerase family mycothiol-dependent enzyme: protein MTDVRVRDPELPGHLLTVERDALVPLLRGRSEGDFGVAVEACPGWSVRDVLAHCSAALLRVVERRLEEGVFSPESNDRDIAERAEWPVGRIVDELERGMTEAGPVLAKGRGVLDAVALGEWVHAGDVREAWGEPEAYRGPGLPYALPLLAFVTRSRGHLALHADLDDVDEPLRLGADSGDRTPARFIGDAATLVRLYSGRRLASGVSYELAGADVGELNIFG from the coding sequence ATGACTGACGTACGCGTACGGGATCCGGAACTGCCGGGACATCTGCTGACGGTTGAGCGGGACGCGCTGGTGCCGCTGCTGCGGGGGCGCTCCGAGGGGGACTTCGGGGTGGCGGTGGAGGCGTGTCCGGGCTGGTCGGTGCGGGATGTGCTGGCGCACTGTTCGGCCGCGCTGTTGCGGGTGGTGGAGAGGCGGCTCGAGGAGGGGGTGTTCTCGCCCGAGTCCAATGACCGGGACATCGCCGAGCGGGCCGAGTGGCCGGTCGGGCGGATCGTCGACGAGCTGGAACGCGGGATGACCGAGGCCGGTCCGGTGCTGGCGAAGGGGCGCGGGGTGCTGGACGCGGTCGCGCTCGGGGAGTGGGTGCACGCCGGGGACGTGCGGGAGGCGTGGGGCGAGCCGGAGGCGTACAGAGGGCCCGGTCTGCCGTACGCGCTTCCGCTGCTGGCCTTCGTGACCCGTTCCCGAGGGCACCTGGCTCTTCACGCAGACCTGGATGACGTTGACGAGCCGCTGCGTCTCGGGGCCGATTCCGGGGATCGGACCCCGGCCCGCTTCATCGGGGACGCGGCGACTCTCGTACGGCTGTACTCCGGGCGGCGGCTCGCGAGCGGGGTGTCGTACGAGCTGGCCGGGGCGGATGTGGGGGAGCTGAACATCTTCGGGTGA
- a CDS encoding copper homeostasis protein CutC, giving the protein MSKRAVLEVIALDAEDATAAQAGGADRLELVTEIAADGLTPSAATVAGIRAAVDIPARVMLRLADGFEAGDVDRLVAAAEEMRGAGAEEFVLGFLDAEGAVDLDAVERVVGALAGASWTFHRAIDRAADRDALRKSLDGLPGLDAYLTAGSSTGVDEGLPTLLAEAARGGEPGYEPQILVGGGLRLDHVPYLLSAGIDAFHIGGAARPGGWSAPVSEAAVAEWRRVLDGG; this is encoded by the coding sequence ATGAGCAAGCGTGCAGTCCTGGAGGTGATCGCCCTCGACGCCGAGGACGCGACCGCCGCCCAGGCCGGAGGCGCGGACCGCCTCGAACTGGTCACCGAGATCGCGGCCGACGGACTGACTCCGTCGGCCGCGACCGTGGCCGGGATCCGTGCCGCGGTGGACATCCCGGCGCGGGTGATGTTGCGGCTGGCGGACGGGTTCGAGGCCGGGGACGTGGACCGGCTGGTGGCGGCCGCGGAAGAGATGCGGGGGGCTGGGGCGGAGGAGTTCGTGCTCGGGTTCCTGGACGCGGAGGGGGCGGTGGACCTGGACGCGGTGGAGCGAGTTGTGGGCGCCCTTGCCGGTGCCTCTTGGACCTTCCACCGGGCGATCGACCGAGCGGCGGACCGCGACGCGCTGCGCAAGTCGCTGGACGGCCTCCCTGGCCTGGACGCGTACCTCACGGCGGGCTCGTCGACGGGAGTGGACGAGGGCCTGCCGACCCTGCTCGCGGAGGCGGCGCGGGGCGGCGAACCCGGCTACGAGCCCCAGATCCTGGTAGGCGGCGGCCTGCGCCTGGACCACGTCCCCTACCTGCTGTCAGCAGGCATCGACGCCTTCCACATCGGCGGCGCGGCCCGGCCGGGGGGCTGGTCCGCGCCGGTGTCGGAGGCGGCGGTGGCGGAGTGGCGGCGCGTGCTGGACGGCGGCTGA